A part of Paenibacillus antri genomic DNA contains:
- a CDS encoding carbohydrate ABC transporter permease, whose amino-acid sequence MSQTTSSGPSYFEGRRNRERIRKTLIFILLIVGSASFLMPLWWMLQTSLKSLEEIVQYPPTWWPEKFVWSNYTETWAAGNFTRYTWNTTIIAFFVVIGQVLSNSFIAYGFAKIKFPGRGPLFLIILGTMTIPGFVTMIPTYLLFSKIGWVGSYLPLIVPAFFGGAFQIFLFRQYFMTIPNDLVEAAKIDGANHVYVWARLMVPLSKPVMATIAIMAFNGAWNDFLGPLIYVASEDMYTLQIGLQAFKVSSGVNQWHYLMAGSVLVLLPVLVLFFFFQRYFIEGMNISAGTKG is encoded by the coding sequence ATGAGCCAAACGACATCGAGCGGACCGTCCTACTTCGAAGGCCGCCGCAATCGCGAACGCATTCGGAAAACGTTGATCTTCATCCTGCTCATCGTCGGCAGCGCTTCGTTCTTAATGCCGCTGTGGTGGATGCTGCAGACGTCTCTCAAATCGCTGGAAGAAATCGTGCAATATCCGCCGACTTGGTGGCCCGAGAAATTCGTCTGGAGCAACTACACGGAAACGTGGGCGGCGGGCAATTTCACTCGATATACGTGGAATACGACGATCATCGCGTTCTTCGTCGTTATCGGACAGGTGCTGTCGAACTCGTTCATCGCCTACGGCTTCGCGAAGATCAAGTTCCCGGGCCGCGGTCCGTTGTTCTTGATCATTCTCGGCACGATGACGATTCCGGGCTTCGTCACGATGATCCCGACGTATTTGTTGTTCTCGAAAATCGGCTGGGTCGGCTCGTACCTGCCGCTCATCGTACCGGCGTTCTTCGGCGGCGCATTCCAAATTTTCTTGTTCCGCCAATATTTCATGACGATTCCGAACGATCTGGTCGAAGCCGCGAAGATCGACGGCGCGAACCATGTGTACGTGTGGGCGCGACTCATGGTGCCGCTGTCGAAGCCGGTTATGGCGACGATCGCGATCATGGCGTTCAACGGCGCGTGGAACGACTTCCTCGGCCCGCTCATCTACGTTGCGAGCGAAGATATGTACACGCTGCAGATCGGCTTGCAAGCGTTCAAGGTGAGCTCCGGCGTGAACCAGTGGCATTATTTGATGGCCGGCTCCGTATTGGTCTTGCTGCCGGTGCTCGTCCTGTTCTTCTTCTTCCAGCGTTACTTCATCGAAGGGATGAACATTTCCGCGGGGACGAAAGGGTGA